The Streptomyces sp. NBC_00102 genome segment GCATCGACCCGTACACGGCCTGGATGCCGTACTCGCCGTGGATCAGGATCATCGGGGTCACCCCCGCGAACGTGGCGCCCGTGACGACCGGCAGCCGTACACCGAGTACGCGGCCGATGCCGAGGCTCTGGATCAGGGTGATCAGCCCGGCGACCAGCAGGTCCGCGTTGATCAGCAGGCCGATGGTCGAGGTGTCGAGCCCGGCGGCGCCGCCGAAGACCAGCGGCACGGTGACGCAGCCGGTGTACATCACGAGCACGTGCTGGAAGCCGAAGGTGGCGAGCCTGCCCGGGGAGGGGCGCCGGTCGACCGGATGGACGTCCCGGTCCTTCGGTGGGGCCGGTGCGGGAACTGATACGTCCATGTCATGCCCTCCAGTGCAGGTCGCTGCGTTGGAGTGCATTGAGCCAGCCGTTCTTTGAGAACGTGCGGCCGTGGGATGACGCGGGTGTTACGGGGGCGGGGGCGATCTCCGGCGCGCGGCCGAACGTCTGACGGATCGTCATCAAGACGGTCGGTCCGTCGTACGCGTCGGGGAGGTTCGCACCCCCTGGCTGTCGGGGTGCTACCGCCCTGCGCGACGGAGCGGTCCGCCCGCCGGACGCGCCACCGCCGGCCCGCGGAGAGCGGGGGCCGGCGGTGGCGCGCGATCCGGACCGTCAGGCGAGGCTGGCCGTCAGGGTGATCGTGGTGCCGGACAGCGCCTGGCTGACCGGGCAGTTGGCCTTGGCGTCCTCGGCGGCCTTGACGAAGCCGGCCTCGTCCAGGCCGGGCACCGTGCCCACCACGGTGAGGTGGATGCCGGTGATGCCGGTGCCGGGCTGGAACGTCACGTCGGCCTTGGTCTCCAGCTGGGTGGGGGCGGTGCCCGCGCCGGCCAGGCCGTGCGAGAGGGCCA includes the following:
- a CDS encoding OsmC family protein encodes the protein MATTRTAHTVWDGNLMDGSGVVTLDSSGVGAFPVSWPSRAEQANGKTSPEELIAAAHSACFSMALSHGLAGAGTAPTQLETKADVTFQPGTGITGIHLTVVGTVPGLDEAGFVKAAEDAKANCPVSQALSGTTITLTASLA